CTTGAGCTTCTCGATCATCACGGGGTCGATCAGATACCGCGCCTCCACCTGGTCGTTCGTATAGGCATCGAACAGCTTCTCGAACTCCGGGTCCACCATATTGGCCTTCTTCAGCCCGTGCGAACGGGAGGCAAACCACTCGGAAACCTTCCCCCGGTCCTTGTCCAGAATCGTATGCCCGTAAAACCGCTTCTTGCTCATATCGAGCAGTATCGCCAACCCCTTGAAAATACTGACGTAATAGGTGCGGTTTTTGCTCCGCCGCCGCTGCTGAAGGTTGATCTCGCAAAACTGGATGCCGACCTCCTTGTACTTCCCGATGAAGTGATCCTCGGACTCATACTTGTCGTGCGCGGGCAGAATTTTAGAAGGCTGCATCTGCTCAACGGGAATCTGCCCCCCCGGCGTATAGGAAAAATTCCCGAACAGATTGGCCAGCTTGGGCAGGATTTCAACCTTGTAGGCGCTGGCATATTGCCGCTTGGGCTGCGTCACCCACGCGTAAAGCGCCCCCATAAAAAGAACACTCAGCCCCGCCGCGCCGTCGTCATTCGAGCTTTGGAGCCACAACAGCCAGTAATCGACATACCCCAGAATCGGCCCCAAAATGGCCCCGGCCGGCCACGCGATCATCTTGCGCCTTTTATAGACGGCGTATTTCTCCTGCCGCAAAACCTCCAGCGCCTCAAGTTGCTCCTTGCTGTGACGCAGGAACTCCTGATCGCTCATCCCGCGCAGATCCTCGACCTCCTTGGGTTCCGGCGGCGGGCCGCTGGGCGTGAATATTTTGCTGAAAGGGGAATTGCCGGAAAGGAAAGCTTGAAGCATCGACGCACCTGTGTAATCTGATCGGGCTGAGAACATTTTACGGGAAATTCGATGCCGGACAAAGGCCTGATCTGCGGAACCGATGGAAAAATGCGCTGCTGGTGGTGCGGCGATGATGCCGAATATATCCGCTACCACGACGAGGAATGGGGCAAGCCCGTGCGCGACGACCGCCGGATGTTCGAGAAAATCTGCCTCGAAGGCTTCCAGTCCGGTCTGAGCTGGCTGACGATCCTGCGAAAACGCGAAAACTTCAGAAAGGCCTTTCACGATTTCGATGATGAAAGAATATCGCTCTACACCGAAAAAGATATCGAACGCTTGTTACAGGATGCCGGAATCGTAAGGCACAGAGGTAAAATCGAGGCCGTCATCAACAACGCCGCCCGTGCCATCGAATTGAAAAAGGAAACAGGCTCATTGGCGGAGTTTTTCTGGTCCTTCGAGCCCGACCCCAAATCCCGCCCGAAGAAAATGGATTACAAAACCCTGACCTCCATGCCGACATCGGAGGCCTCCTTGGCGCTTTCCAAAGCCCTCAAGAAACGTGGCTGGAAATTCGTCGGCCCCACCACCTGCTACGCCTTCATGCAATCCATGGGCATCGTCAACGACCATCTGGACGGCTGCCACACGCGCCACAAATGAAAAGACCCCCGCGAGGGGGTCTGATTGAAGAAATCTGACTTTAGCGGGGAAGATCAACAACACCCGGGGTACGGTCCATACTCGAACCAGGTTGATAGCCCCCACGCTCATAGTAATGAACAGGATCAACGGTCGAACGCGTGCGGCAATCCCTCATATTCTCAAGAATTTGTTGATCTCCGTTCATTGCCGCATCCAACAACTGACGGTTCCCATCGCCGATATTACCGGTAAAAACACGCCCCACAAGCTTCACCAAAGGCGAACCTGGTCCGCGATAGTGTTCATATTCATAATCCCTGCGGAGGCGGCGCCCGCTACGGTCATTAAATTCCTCGCAGCTGCCATGATCATGCTCTCCACCAACATTCCCG
The sequence above is drawn from the Alphaproteobacteria bacterium genome and encodes:
- a CDS encoding DUF3137 domain-containing protein, whose translation is MLQAFLSGNSPFSKIFTPSGPPPEPKEVEDLRGMSDQEFLRHSKEQLEALEVLRQEKYAVYKRRKMIAWPAGAILGPILGYVDYWLLWLQSSNDDGAAGLSVLFMGALYAWVTQPKRQYASAYKVEILPKLANLFGNFSYTPGGQIPVEQMQPSKILPAHDKYESEDHFIGKYKEVGIQFCEINLQQRRRSKNRTYYVSIFKGLAILLDMSKKRFYGHTILDKDRGKVSEWFASRSHGLKKANMVDPEFEKLFDAYTNDQVEARYLIDPVMIEKLKALYEEYDGEKMVAAFYESKMLILISSKHNHFEPADISVPATDPESVLNMKKEIGEVLSIIDQLDLYDPRKVEEARKSA
- a CDS encoding DNA-3-methyladenine glycosylase I encodes the protein MPDKGLICGTDGKMRCWWCGDDAEYIRYHDEEWGKPVRDDRRMFEKICLEGFQSGLSWLTILRKRENFRKAFHDFDDERISLYTEKDIERLLQDAGIVRHRGKIEAVINNAARAIELKKETGSLAEFFWSFEPDPKSRPKKMDYKTLTSMPTSEASLALSKALKKRGWKFVGPTTCYAFMQSMGIVNDHLDGCHTRHK